The following proteins come from a genomic window of Pseudomonas sp. MAG733B:
- the argA gene encoding amino-acid N-acetyltransferase, whose product MPEYVNWLRHASPYINAHRDCTFVVMLPGDGVEHPNFGNIVHDLVLLHSLGVRLVLVHGSRPQIETRLAARGLTPHYHHGMRITDAATLECVIDAVGQLRIAIEARLSMDMASSPMQGSRLRVASGNLVTARPIGVLEGVDYHHTGEVRRVDRKGINRLLDERSIVLLSPLGYSPTGEIFNLACEDVATRAAIDLGADKLLLFGADLGLIDENGRLVRELRPQQVPAHLQRLGSNYQAELLDAAAEACRGGVARSHIVSYAEDGALLTELFTRDGGGTLVAQEQFEVVREAAIEDVGGLLDLISPLEEQGILVRRSREVLEREIEQFSVVEREGMIIACAALYQIADSDAGELACLAVNPEYRHGGRGDELLERIETRARAQGLKTLFVLTTRTAHWFRERGFVPSSVDRLPSARASLYNYQRNSKIFEKAL is encoded by the coding sequence ATGCCCGAATACGTCAATTGGCTTCGTCACGCTTCGCCTTACATCAACGCCCACCGCGATTGCACCTTTGTCGTCATGCTGCCCGGCGACGGCGTTGAACATCCGAACTTCGGCAATATCGTCCACGACCTGGTGCTGTTGCACAGCCTGGGTGTGCGGCTGGTGCTGGTTCACGGCTCCCGTCCGCAAATCGAAACGCGTCTCGCTGCGCGCGGCCTGACCCCGCATTACCACCACGGCATGCGCATCACCGATGCCGCGACGCTTGAGTGTGTGATCGATGCGGTCGGCCAGTTGCGCATAGCCATTGAAGCGCGTCTGTCCATGGACATGGCGTCCTCGCCGATGCAGGGCTCGCGCCTGCGGGTGGCCAGCGGCAATCTGGTGACGGCGCGGCCGATCGGCGTGCTCGAAGGCGTCGATTACCACCACACCGGCGAAGTGCGCCGGGTCGACCGCAAAGGCATCAATCGTTTGCTGGACGAGCGCTCCATCGTGCTGCTATCGCCATTGGGCTACTCGCCGACCGGTGAAATCTTCAACCTCGCCTGCGAAGACGTCGCCACCCGCGCGGCCATCGACCTGGGCGCGGACAAGCTGCTGCTGTTCGGCGCCGACCTGGGCTTGATCGACGAAAACGGACGTCTGGTGCGCGAGTTGCGCCCGCAACAGGTGCCGGCGCATTTGCAGCGTCTGGGCAGCAACTATCAGGCAGAACTGCTGGATGCCGCCGCCGAAGCTTGCCGTGGCGGCGTGGCGCGCAGCCATATCGTCAGCTATGCCGAGGACGGCGCACTGCTGACCGAACTGTTCACCCGCGACGGTGGCGGTACGTTGGTAGCGCAAGAGCAGTTCGAAGTGGTGCGCGAAGCGGCCATCGAAGACGTCGGTGGATTGCTGGATTTGATCAGCCCGCTGGAAGAGCAGGGCATTCTGGTACGGCGTTCCCGCGAAGTGCTGGAGCGTGAAATCGAGCAGTTCAGCGTAGTCGAGCGCGAAGGCATGATCATCGCCTGTGCGGCGCTGTATCAGATTGCCGATTCGGATGCCGGGGAGCTGGCGTGCCTGGCGGTGAACCCGGAGTATCGCCACGGAGGTCGTGGCGATGAGTTGCTGGAGCGTATCGAAACCCGTGCCCGGGCGCAGGGCCTGAAAACCTTGTTCGTCCTCACCACCCGCACGGCGCATTGGTTTCGCGAGCGTGGCTTCGTGCCGAGCAGCGTTGATCGCCTGCCGTCGGCGCGGGCGTCGCTGTACAACTATCAGCGTAATTCGAAGATCTTTGAAAAAGCCCTTTGA
- the tauA gene encoding taurine ABC transporter substrate-binding protein, with protein MSTKRALSRSIVTVCVSLIYSLSAHATSLTVGYQTGIDPSKVPQADGLYEKTIGEKIDWRRFNSGPEVVTAIASGDVQIGNLGSSPLAAAASRNLPIVAFIVSAQINAAEALVVRNGSGIEKPQDLIGKTIATPFVSTSHYSLLGALKHWGLDASKVKVVNLQPAEIAAAWKRGDIDGAFVWSPALGEIRKTGKTLTDAAQVGQWGAPTFEVWVARKDYAEKHPEVIAKFAKVTLDSFADYAAHKDTWTADSVPVQKIAKLTGANAADVPELLAGSAFPDAKAQLTSALLDGGTAKAIGETAKFLKEQGKVETVLPDYSPYVSAKFVSE; from the coding sequence ATGTCGACCAAACGCGCACTATCCAGATCAATTGTTACAGTTTGTGTGTCGCTGATTTATTCTCTATCGGCCCACGCGACGAGCCTCACGGTTGGCTACCAGACCGGTATCGACCCCAGCAAAGTCCCCCAGGCGGATGGCCTGTACGAAAAAACCATCGGCGAGAAAATCGACTGGCGACGCTTCAACAGCGGCCCGGAAGTGGTCACTGCCATTGCGTCCGGCGATGTGCAGATCGGCAACCTCGGCTCCAGCCCTTTGGCGGCAGCGGCTTCGCGTAACTTGCCGATTGTCGCGTTCATCGTCTCCGCCCAGATCAATGCGGCCGAAGCGCTGGTGGTGCGCAACGGCAGCGGCATCGAAAAACCGCAAGATCTGATCGGCAAGACCATCGCCACGCCGTTTGTATCAACTTCTCATTACAGTTTGCTGGGTGCGCTGAAGCATTGGGGCCTGGACGCGTCGAAAGTCAAAGTGGTGAACCTGCAACCGGCGGAAATCGCCGCCGCGTGGAAACGTGGCGACATTGATGGCGCGTTCGTCTGGTCCCCCGCGCTGGGGGAAATTCGCAAGACTGGCAAGACCTTGACCGACGCCGCGCAGGTCGGCCAATGGGGCGCGCCGACCTTCGAAGTCTGGGTGGCGCGCAAGGATTACGCCGAGAAGCATCCGGAGGTGATCGCCAAATTCGCCAAGGTCACCCTGGACTCATTCGCCGACTATGCGGCGCACAAGGACACTTGGACCGCCGATTCGGTACCTGTACAGAAAATCGCCAAATTGACCGGTGCCAACGCTGCCGATGTGCCGGAATTGCTGGCTGGTTCCGCGTTCCCGGATGCCAAGGCGCAACTGACCAGCGCACTGCTGGACGGCGGCACGGCCAAGGCGATTGGCGAGACGGCGAAGTTCTTGAAGGAACAGGGGAAGGTTGAGACGGTGCTGCCGGATTACTCGCCGTATGTCAGCGCGAAGTTTGTTTCTGAATAA
- a CDS encoding OprD family porin, with protein MNKSTLALAVAVGVLAQQASAAGFIEDSKATLGLRNFYINTDYRDGTGNVPNKNEEWGQGFDLRFISGYTQGTVGFGIDAIGLLGVKLDSGGGTNGAANTAAYGGTVFPSKSNGEAVDNFSSLGLTAKAKISQTELKLGTLQPKLPVIVTNDGRLLPQTWEGGQITSGEIKDLTLTGGQIEHVKGRNSSNNEQMSINGASPRTINSNKFIYAGGDYKLTKDLTAQYYYGNLEDFYKQHFLGLVHNWAIGPGVLKSDLRYFNSSDDGANGHDPLYYSIGNYNAPNGKGKVDNNLYSGLFLYTVAGHTFGGGYQVSNGSSDFPWLNQGDGSSNYTITDAQIQKFGRAGEKTWQARYSFDFAKVGVPGLTAGVVYLHGDDIDTVNAAGRQAANGASEWERDLTVGYVVQSGALKNLGLMWKNATWRTDLPNTRSQDENRLIVSYSIPLL; from the coding sequence ATGAACAAGTCCACCTTGGCCCTGGCTGTGGCCGTAGGGGTTTTGGCGCAGCAAGCAAGCGCCGCCGGTTTCATCGAAGACAGCAAGGCAACGTTGGGGCTGCGCAACTTCTACATCAACACTGACTATCGTGACGGCACCGGCAACGTCCCGAACAAGAACGAAGAATGGGGCCAAGGCTTCGATCTGCGTTTTATCTCCGGTTACACCCAAGGCACTGTCGGCTTCGGTATTGATGCGATCGGCCTGTTGGGCGTTAAACTGGATTCGGGCGGTGGTACCAACGGTGCAGCGAACACCGCTGCTTACGGCGGTACTGTTTTCCCAAGCAAATCCAATGGCGAAGCAGTTGATAACTTCTCCAGCCTGGGCCTGACTGCCAAAGCCAAGATTTCCCAGACTGAGCTGAAGCTGGGTACCTTGCAGCCGAAACTGCCGGTCATCGTGACCAACGACGGTCGCCTGCTGCCGCAAACCTGGGAAGGCGGTCAGATCACTTCCGGCGAGATCAAGGACCTGACTCTGACGGGTGGCCAGATCGAGCACGTCAAGGGCCGCAACTCCAGCAACAATGAACAGATGTCTATCAACGGTGCTTCCCCACGCACCATCAATAGCAACAAGTTCATCTACGCCGGTGGTGACTACAAACTCACCAAGGACCTGACTGCCCAGTACTACTACGGCAACCTGGAAGACTTCTACAAACAGCACTTCCTGGGTCTGGTTCATAACTGGGCAATCGGCCCGGGCGTACTGAAGTCCGATCTGCGTTACTTCAACAGCTCCGACGACGGCGCCAACGGTCACGATCCGCTGTACTACAGCATCGGCAACTACAACGCGCCTAACGGTAAAGGCAAAGTCGACAACAACCTGTACAGCGGCCTGTTCCTGTACACCGTGGCCGGCCATACCTTCGGTGGCGGTTATCAGGTCAGCAACGGCAGCAGTGACTTCCCTTGGCTGAACCAGGGCGACGGTTCGTCGAACTACACCATCACCGACGCGCAAATCCAGAAGTTCGGTCGTGCCGGCGAGAAAACCTGGCAGGCACGCTACTCCTTTGACTTTGCCAAGGTCGGCGTACCTGGCCTCACGGCAGGTGTGGTTTACCTGCACGGCGACGACATCGACACGGTGAACGCTGCCGGTCGCCAAGCCGCTAACGGTGCTTCCGAGTGGGAACGCGACCTGACCGTGGGTTACGTTGTCCAGTCCGGCGCACTGAAGAACCTCGGCCTGATGTGGAAAAACGCCACCTGGCGCACCGACCTGCCGAACACCCGTTCCCAGGACGAAAACCGCCTGATCGTCAGCTACTCGATCCCGCTGTTGTAA
- a CDS encoding peroxiredoxin, producing MGIRLGDIAPDFEQDSSAGTIRFHQWLGDSWGVLFSHPADFTPVCTTELGFTAKLKDEFAKRGVKAIALSVDPVDSHHKWIEDINETQNTVVNFPILDDADRKVSDLYDLIHPNANDTLTVRSLFVIDPNKKVRLTITYPASTGRNFNEILRVIDSLQLTDNYKVATPANWQDGDEVVIVPSLKDEDEIKQRFPKGYRAVKPYLRLTPQPNR from the coding sequence ATGGGTATCAGACTCGGCGATATCGCCCCCGATTTCGAACAGGATTCCAGCGCCGGTACCATCCGTTTCCACCAGTGGCTGGGCGATAGCTGGGGTGTGCTGTTTTCCCACCCGGCGGACTTCACGCCGGTGTGCACCACCGAGTTGGGCTTCACCGCCAAATTGAAAGATGAATTCGCCAAGCGTGGGGTCAAGGCCATCGCGCTGTCCGTCGACCCAGTGGATTCGCACCACAAATGGATCGAAGACATCAACGAAACCCAGAACACCGTCGTCAACTTCCCGATCCTCGACGACGCCGACCGCAAGGTCTCGGACCTCTACGACCTGATCCATCCCAATGCCAACGACACCCTGACGGTGCGTTCGCTGTTCGTGATCGACCCGAACAAAAAGGTCCGGTTGACCATCACTTATCCGGCCAGCACCGGCCGTAACTTCAATGAAATCCTGCGGGTGATCGATTCGCTGCAACTCACCGACAACTACAAGGTGGCTACCCCGGCCAACTGGCAGGACGGTGATGAGGTGGTGATCGTGCCGTCGCTCAAGGATGAAGACGAAATCAAGCAGCGCTTTCCCAAGGGCTATCGCGCCGTTAAACCTTACTTGCGGCTGACGCCGCAGCCGAATCGTTGA
- a CDS encoding OprD family outer membrane porin, with protein sequence MNKSTLALAVAVGVLAQQAGAAGFIEDSKASVSSRTYYFDSDKREGASTPANRQREAAEGLKFDYQSGFTQGVVGFGIDAQALVGIHLDGGKGHHPDNNSFTPSDSDGSAESSWSRAAANVKARFSKTEAHVGGALQPNMPILIANDSRVLPQTFEGGTISSKEIDNVTFNLGQLEHATGRASSNSTGLAVAGGTQDSNQFRYAGADWKITKDLMLQYYFANLEDYYKQNFLGLVHVYPIAPNQSFKTDIRYFDSSSDGKNGTAGYQFNNNNGYAKNAGEVDNKTWSATFTYTLGGSAFLLGHQRVNDDGGFVFLNQGNVVDGNGRNEGAGGASFYSFTDATVGSFIRAGENTTYGQYSYDFASLGVPGLKASAAYLYGRDIKATNGVGDDLNERETDLRVDYVIQTGPLKGFGTTLRHGMYRGNTSTLDEDQTRLIFNYTYSFM encoded by the coding sequence ATGAACAAGTCCACCTTGGCTCTGGCCGTGGCCGTAGGGGTGTTGGCGCAGCAGGCAGGCGCCGCCGGTTTCATCGAAGACAGCAAGGCATCCGTTAGTTCGCGTACCTATTATTTCGACTCCGACAAGCGTGAAGGCGCCAGCACTCCTGCCAACCGCCAGCGCGAGGCCGCTGAAGGTCTGAAGTTCGATTACCAGTCGGGCTTCACCCAAGGTGTCGTAGGTTTCGGTATCGACGCCCAGGCGCTGGTCGGTATCCATCTGGACGGTGGCAAGGGCCATCACCCGGATAACAACTCCTTCACTCCTAGCGATTCCGATGGTTCGGCAGAGAGCTCGTGGAGCCGTGCGGCGGCTAACGTCAAGGCACGCTTCTCGAAGACCGAGGCCCATGTGGGTGGCGCTCTTCAGCCAAACATGCCGATCCTGATCGCGAACGACAGCCGCGTGCTGCCACAGACCTTTGAGGGTGGCACCATCTCCTCGAAGGAAATCGACAACGTGACCTTCAACCTGGGTCAGTTGGAGCACGCGACCGGTCGCGCATCCAGCAACAGCACCGGCCTGGCCGTGGCTGGTGGTACTCAGGACAGCAACCAGTTCCGCTACGCCGGTGCTGATTGGAAGATCACCAAAGACCTGATGCTGCAGTACTACTTCGCGAACCTGGAAGACTACTACAAGCAGAACTTCCTCGGTCTGGTGCACGTTTACCCAATCGCGCCGAACCAGTCGTTCAAGACCGATATTCGTTATTTCGACAGCAGCTCTGACGGCAAGAACGGCACTGCTGGCTACCAGTTCAACAACAACAACGGTTACGCCAAAAATGCGGGCGAGGTCGACAACAAGACCTGGAGCGCTACCTTCACTTACACCTTGGGCGGCAGCGCGTTCCTGCTCGGTCACCAGCGTGTAAACGATGACGGCGGCTTTGTTTTCCTGAACCAGGGTAACGTTGTCGATGGCAACGGTCGCAACGAAGGTGCTGGCGGCGCAAGCTTCTACTCCTTCACCGATGCCACCGTGGGCAGCTTCATTCGTGCTGGTGAAAACACCACGTACGGTCAGTACTCCTATGACTTCGCTTCGTTGGGTGTGCCAGGCTTGAAAGCTTCGGCCGCTTACCTGTACGGCCGGGACATCAAGGCCACCAACGGCGTGGGTGATGACCTGAACGAGCGCGAGACCGACCTGCGTGTGGACTACGTGATTCAAACCGGTCCACTTAAAGGTTTCGGCACCACACTGCGTCACGGTATGTATCGTGGTAACACCAGCACCCTCGATGAAGACCAGACCCGTCTGATCTTCAACTACACCTACAGCTTCATGTAA
- a CDS encoding sulfonate ABC transporter substrate-binding protein has protein sequence MRPVILRRGLVALFAAAVTFGAITQAQAETLRIGYQKYGTLVLLKAKGTLEKRLAAQGVDVQWTEFPGGPQLLEGLNVGSIDFGVTGETPPVFAQAAGADLLYVAYEPPAPHSEAILVPKDSPIKSVAELKGKKVVLNKGSNVHYLLVRALEDAGLKYTDIQTVFLPPADARAAFERGSVDAWVIWDPYQAAAEQQLQARTLRDGQGIVDNHQFYLATKPYAQKNPEVIKTLVDEVRAVGEWSKANPEDVTKQVSPLLGLPADITLTSMKRQGYGALFLTPEVVAAQQKIADSFYQLKLIPKPLSIKDVIWTPPAAVAKAQ, from the coding sequence ATGCGCCCTGTCATTTTGCGTCGTGGTCTGGTCGCTCTGTTTGCTGCGGCTGTCACCTTCGGCGCCATTACTCAAGCTCAAGCCGAGACACTTCGAATCGGCTATCAGAAATACGGCACCCTGGTGCTGCTCAAAGCCAAAGGCACCCTGGAAAAGCGCCTCGCCGCCCAAGGCGTGGACGTGCAATGGACTGAATTCCCCGGCGGCCCGCAACTGCTCGAAGGCCTGAACGTCGGCTCCATCGACTTCGGCGTCACCGGCGAAACACCGCCAGTGTTCGCTCAAGCGGCCGGTGCTGATTTGCTCTATGTCGCCTACGAACCGCCAGCGCCTCACAGCGAAGCGATCCTGGTGCCGAAGGACTCGCCGATCAAATCGGTGGCCGAGCTCAAGGGCAAGAAAGTCGTGCTGAACAAAGGCTCCAACGTGCACTACCTGCTGGTGCGTGCGCTGGAAGACGCCGGCCTCAAATACACCGACATCCAGACCGTATTCCTGCCGCCGGCCGACGCCCGCGCCGCGTTCGAGCGTGGCAGCGTCGATGCCTGGGTCATCTGGGACCCATACCAGGCCGCCGCCGAACAGCAACTGCAAGCACGCACCCTGCGTGATGGCCAAGGCATCGTCGACAACCATCAGTTCTACCTGGCGACCAAGCCTTACGCACAGAAAAATCCCGAGGTGATCAAGACCCTCGTGGATGAAGTGCGCGCGGTCGGCGAGTGGTCCAAGGCCAACCCGGAAGACGTGACCAAACAGGTCTCGCCACTGCTTGGCCTGCCGGCGGACATCACCCTGACCTCGATGAAACGCCAGGGCTACGGTGCGTTGTTCCTCACCCCGGAAGTGGTCGCAGCGCAGCAGAAAATCGCTGACAGCTTCTACCAGCTCAAGCTGATTCCGAAGCCGTTGAGCATCAAAGACGTGATCTGGACGCCACCGGCGGCCGTTGCCAAAGCTCAGTAA
- the ssuE gene encoding NADPH-dependent FMN reductase, protein MLVVSLGGSPSQRSRSGVLLERSQRWLQGQGVEVVSYQVRDFPAEDLLHARFDSPKVIDLLQQIENADGLLIATPVYKASFSGALKTVLDLLPERALSHKVVLPMATGGSIAHMLAVDYALKPVLSALKAQELLQGIFAVDSQIAYGEGSAQAQLAPELEQRLNESLELFFSAMARRPKPLDPNLLNDRLLTARWSI, encoded by the coding sequence ATGCTGGTCGTCTCACTCGGTGGCAGTCCCAGCCAACGCTCCCGTTCCGGGGTGTTGCTGGAGCGCTCCCAGCGTTGGTTGCAAGGGCAGGGTGTGGAAGTGGTGAGTTACCAGGTGCGGGACTTCCCGGCCGAAGACTTGCTGCATGCGCGTTTTGACAGCCCGAAGGTGATCGACCTGTTGCAACAGATTGAAAACGCCGATGGCTTGCTGATTGCCACGCCGGTCTACAAAGCGTCGTTCTCCGGTGCGTTGAAAACCGTGCTGGACTTGCTGCCCGAGCGCGCCCTGAGCCACAAAGTGGTTCTGCCGATGGCGACCGGGGGCAGCATCGCTCACATGCTGGCGGTGGATTACGCGCTCAAGCCAGTGTTGTCGGCGTTGAAAGCCCAGGAACTGCTGCAGGGGATTTTCGCCGTCGACAGCCAGATCGCCTACGGCGAAGGCAGTGCGCAGGCGCAGTTGGCGCCGGAGCTGGAGCAAAGATTGAATGAGTCGCTGGAGTTGTTTTTCAGCGCCATGGCGCGACGGCCAAAGCCGCTCGATCCGAACCTGTTGAATGATCGTTTGTTGACTGCTCGCTGGAGCATTTAA